The Kangiella marina genome window below encodes:
- the grxD gene encoding Grx4 family monothiol glutaredoxin, whose translation MSETIEQIKQQIADNKVVMYMKGSPKLPMCGFSAQAVQALMECGHEFAYVDILQNPDIRAELPKYANWPTFPQLWVDGELVGGCDIILEMFQQGELQQVLDESYGKKPE comes from the coding sequence ATGAGCGAAACGATTGAGCAGATTAAGCAGCAAATCGCCGACAACAAAGTTGTGATGTATATGAAGGGTTCGCCAAAACTTCCTATGTGCGGCTTTTCTGCCCAGGCAGTTCAGGCGCTAATGGAGTGTGGTCACGAGTTTGCTTACGTGGACATTTTACAAAACCCTGATATTCGTGCGGAATTACCAAAGTACGCGAACTGGCCAACGTTCCCACAATTATGGGTTGATGGCGAGTTAGTTGGCGGTTGTGACATTATTTTAGAAATGTTCCAACAAGGCGAATTACAGCAAGTACTTGACGAATCTTATGGTAAGAAGCCTGAGTAG
- a CDS encoding ribonucleoside-diphosphate reductase subunit alpha has translation METEVGKAQQAAAPTPTQRSDASPEIKANKPGEVRVIRRNGKVTPYDDSKIEVAMTKAFLAVEGGNAAASSRVHETVRQLTKQITEAFKRRMPGGGTIHIEDIQDQVELALMRNSEQKVARAYVLYRNERAQERAARDNDKLDAIVGDNAVTVTGADGQKKPLDVQRLHTVVVEACKNLEDVDGDQIIKETMRNLYDGVALSDVYQALVMTARTMIEVEPNYSYVTARLLLDNVRTEALRELGVGKRATQSEMAAIYPQAFKAYLELGVEHELLSPELLSFDLEKLGNAIQADRDLLFTYLGIQTLYDRYFIHKDEIRIELPQVFWMRVSMGLAVNEENREERAIEFYNILSTFHYMSSTPTLFNSGTLRPQLSSCYLTNVPDDLDGIYGAIKDNALLSKFAGGLGNDWTPVRGLGAYIKGTNGKSQGVVPFLKVANDTAVAVNQGGKRKGAVCAYLETWHIDIEEFLELRKNTGDDRRRTHDMNSANWVPDLFLKRVSTDGEWTLFSPNEVPDLHDLYGKAFEERYEYYEEMAKYGKMKTAKTMQAKDLWRKMLSMLFETGHPWITFKDPCNLRSPQQHAGVVHSSNLCTEITLNTKAGEEIAVCNLGSVNLPKHMVDGKLDTEQLEKTVTTAIRMLDNVIDINFYPVETARQSNMRHRPVGLGMMGFQDALYVQNIPYTSEEAVTFADNAMEAISYYAIKASTDLAEERGSYGSFAGSLWSQGILPIDSIQKLIEERGEEFVEVDTSSTMDWDTLRDRVKNVGMRNSNVMAIAPTATISNITGVSQSIEPTYQNLYVKSNLSGEFTVVNPYMVRELKKRNLWDNVMVNDLKYYEGSLKPIERIPQELKDLFANAFEVEPKWLVEAASRRQKWIDQAQSLNLYMSEPSGKKLDMVYRMAWFRGLKTTYYLRSMGATSTEKSTISDGKLNAVSSAPVGSAAPQACSIDDPDCEACQ, from the coding sequence ATGGAAACCGAAGTCGGCAAAGCACAACAAGCAGCTGCACCAACCCCAACTCAACGTTCTGACGCAAGCCCAGAAATTAAAGCAAATAAACCCGGTGAAGTCCGCGTCATTCGACGTAATGGCAAGGTCACGCCGTATGATGACAGCAAAATTGAAGTGGCAATGACAAAAGCTTTTCTTGCTGTTGAAGGTGGTAATGCGGCAGCGTCTTCTCGCGTTCATGAGACGGTTCGTCAGCTAACTAAGCAAATCACCGAAGCATTCAAGCGTCGTATGCCAGGTGGCGGCACCATTCACATTGAAGACATTCAGGATCAGGTTGAACTGGCTCTAATGCGCAATAGTGAACAGAAAGTGGCTCGCGCTTATGTTCTGTATCGTAACGAACGCGCACAAGAGCGTGCGGCTCGTGACAATGACAAGCTTGACGCTATCGTTGGCGACAACGCGGTAACAGTAACTGGCGCTGATGGTCAGAAAAAACCTCTCGATGTTCAACGCCTACATACTGTGGTGGTTGAAGCTTGTAAAAACTTAGAAGACGTCGATGGCGACCAAATCATCAAAGAAACGATGCGTAACCTGTACGATGGCGTGGCTTTGAGCGACGTCTATCAAGCACTAGTGATGACTGCTCGTACTATGATTGAGGTCGAACCAAACTACTCATACGTAACAGCCCGCTTATTGCTCGACAATGTTCGTACAGAAGCATTGCGTGAGCTGGGCGTTGGTAAACGTGCGACGCAAAGCGAAATGGCAGCGATTTATCCGCAAGCCTTCAAAGCTTATTTAGAGCTTGGCGTAGAGCACGAATTATTAAGCCCTGAATTACTATCATTCGATCTTGAAAAGCTGGGCAACGCGATTCAAGCAGATCGCGACTTACTGTTTACCTACCTTGGTATTCAGACGCTTTACGATCGCTATTTCATTCATAAAGACGAAATTCGTATCGAATTACCGCAGGTATTCTGGATGCGCGTCTCGATGGGCTTAGCGGTGAACGAAGAGAACCGTGAAGAGCGCGCGATTGAGTTCTATAACATTCTTTCGACGTTCCACTACATGAGCTCAACACCAACGCTATTTAACTCAGGCACGTTACGCCCACAGCTTTCTAGCTGCTACTTGACGAACGTTCCCGATGACCTAGACGGCATTTATGGTGCGATTAAAGATAACGCCCTACTGTCTAAGTTCGCCGGCGGTTTAGGTAACGACTGGACGCCAGTACGTGGTCTTGGCGCTTACATCAAAGGCACCAACGGTAAATCACAAGGTGTTGTACCATTCTTGAAAGTAGCCAACGATACTGCGGTTGCGGTTAACCAGGGTGGTAAACGTAAAGGTGCGGTTTGTGCTTACTTAGAAACATGGCACATCGACATCGAAGAGTTCCTAGAGCTGCGTAAGAATACGGGTGATGACCGTCGTCGTACGCATGATATGAACTCTGCGAACTGGGTGCCAGACTTATTCTTAAAGCGTGTTAGCACCGATGGCGAGTGGACTCTATTCAGCCCGAACGAAGTACCCGATCTGCATGACTTGTACGGTAAAGCGTTTGAAGAGCGCTATGAGTACTACGAAGAGATGGCTAAGTACGGCAAGATGAAAACCGCCAAAACCATGCAAGCGAAAGATTTGTGGCGCAAAATGTTATCGATGTTATTCGAAACAGGCCACCCATGGATTACGTTTAAAGATCCATGTAACTTGCGTTCGCCACAGCAACACGCAGGCGTTGTGCACAGCTCAAACCTTTGTACTGAAATTACGCTGAACACTAAAGCTGGCGAAGAAATTGCGGTATGTAACTTAGGCTCGGTTAACCTTCCTAAGCACATGGTTGACGGCAAGTTGGATACAGAGCAACTTGAGAAAACCGTTACAACAGCTATCCGCATGCTGGATAACGTGATTGACATTAACTTCTACCCAGTAGAAACAGCGCGTCAGTCAAACATGCGTCACCGCCCTGTTGGCCTTGGCATGATGGGCTTCCAAGATGCCTTGTACGTACAGAATATTCCTTATACATCAGAAGAAGCAGTAACCTTCGCTGATAACGCGATGGAAGCGATTTCCTACTACGCGATTAAAGCGTCGACTGACCTTGCTGAAGAGCGTGGCTCTTACGGAAGCTTCGCAGGCTCATTATGGTCACAAGGTATTTTACCAATCGATTCCATTCAAAAGTTAATCGAAGAACGTGGCGAAGAATTTGTTGAAGTTGATACCAGCAGCACTATGGACTGGGATACGTTACGTGACCGCGTGAAAAACGTCGGCATGCGTAACTCTAACGTGATGGCGATTGCGCCGACGGCTACGATTTCGAACATCACGGGTGTGTCGCAATCTATCGAACCGACGTATCAGAACCTTTACGTGAAATCGAACCTTTCTGGCGAGTTCACCGTGGTTAACCCTTACATGGTTCGCGAGTTGAAGAAACGCAACTTGTGGGACAACGTGATGGTTAATGACCTTAAGTACTACGAAGGCAGCTTGAAACCGATCGAACGTATACCACAAGAGTTGAAAGACTTGTTCGCCAACGCTTTTGAAGTTGAGCCTAAGTGGTTAGTCGAAGCAGCGAGCCGTCGCCAAAAATGGATCGACCAAGCGCAGTCACTGAACCTTTACATGAGCGAACCGTCTGGTAAGAAACTCGATATGGTTTACCGCATGGCTTGGTTCCGTGGTCTTAAAACGACTTATTACTTGCGCTCAATGGGCGCGACAAGCACTGAGAAGTCAACCATCAGTGATGGCAAGTTAAACGCCGTATCGTCAGCGCCAGTAGGCTCTGCGGCGCCACAAGCTTGCTCCATTGACGACCCTGACTGCGAAGCTTGTCAGTAA
- a CDS encoding diguanylate cyclase — protein sequence MQSTQSCKTNKYFLSTFSVLLNSLKNISSSPLHYLVLLFALTVFSEKLYSKTKHTYLFDQLSVEDGLSQLTITSIAQDDFGFMWFGTQNGLNRYDGYNFKIYKSDIDNPNTSLTSNFVRALAVDKPTGKLWIGTNNGGISLFNPETETFENYRHDPKDHLSLPHDMVRSIFIDHSDTVWVGTGNGLARYDRKDKRFQQVSIPVTLTPSSPLVIRSIVEDKNKTLWIGTTYGVFKRTINSETFEKHSLLSSTSSQDISTLFVDNESQHLWIGTISDGIIRLNLSENTTTRFAHDESDPFSLSHNAVLDIIQIDNNEIWVGTSRGLNIYSPEDNNTFIRYLPDPADNKSLSSSNIETLLQDEAGVVWVGSWTDGLNKTDPYSTLFKTINPDNKRGNPGLAEDLNGNVWFATHNGLYWLSSDNKVSEGLYHHPDTVQAKVRNEIIGVSASKIEPVIWLGTRRGLSRYRVGEQWIEPVALDGYLVYSVFEANDGTVWAGTYNNGLFQLDRNTFKEIRRIPSSLVPDIYQDDNGVIWAGSTNGLYRIEGDSPIQIFRHQETTQNSLSHNTVTWISKDSKSNYWIGTQGGGINKMTFPDDDYTSPDFTHYSIKDGFDSEAIGSIIEDKSGTFWVSTTSGISRFNPESMDVDNFSDSEGANKGGYYVGSGILSSNGNIYFGGPHGLTEFDPNQVQLNQYKPSTRIVSFRLFNQPMTISANDDSSPLTKPIYLTETLNLSSKDSVISFEFSSSHYSAPKNNRYAYMLDGFDHQWNHVSSNRRFATYTNLSPGQYTLKVKGTNKDGIWGEPTELTLVINPQWWQTKTFILMVVVSCILIMLTIYRWRVQWLRQQSINLRKMVKEQTEELRIVNRRLEKTSKRDFLTKLSNRRDFIDLASKEFFRYKRHGNPFCIILFDIDYFKKVNDEYGHDAGDQALIEISKITKTIFRSEDIIARWGGEEFIILLPETPYQGGLVAAEKIRAKVESLDFYYQETKIPLNITVGVSVVSECESLKACIVKADEALYEGKSKGRNCVV from the coding sequence ATGCAATCGACACAATCGTGCAAAACCAACAAGTACTTTTTGTCGACATTTAGCGTCCTGCTAAATTCTCTCAAAAATATCAGCTCAAGCCCTCTGCATTACTTAGTACTTTTATTCGCTCTTACGGTATTTAGTGAAAAACTTTACTCTAAAACTAAACATACTTACCTTTTTGACCAACTATCGGTAGAGGATGGTCTATCGCAACTAACGATCACCTCTATCGCCCAAGATGATTTTGGGTTTATGTGGTTTGGCACTCAAAATGGTCTTAACCGATATGATGGTTACAACTTTAAAATTTATAAGTCTGATATTGATAACCCTAACACTTCTCTGACCTCAAATTTTGTTCGAGCTTTGGCTGTCGATAAGCCCACAGGAAAGCTTTGGATAGGCACAAACAATGGAGGAATTAGTCTATTTAATCCTGAAACAGAAACTTTCGAAAATTATCGACATGATCCCAAGGATCATCTTAGCCTTCCCCATGATATGGTTAGGAGTATTTTCATCGATCATAGCGACACGGTATGGGTCGGTACGGGTAACGGTTTAGCTCGGTATGATAGAAAAGACAAGCGATTCCAGCAGGTGAGTATACCGGTAACATTAACCCCTTCATCACCATTAGTCATTAGAAGTATAGTTGAAGATAAAAACAAGACCCTTTGGATCGGCACAACCTACGGGGTATTTAAGCGTACAATAAACTCAGAAACGTTCGAGAAACATTCTTTATTATCAAGCACCAGCAGCCAAGATATCTCCACGCTTTTTGTCGACAATGAATCCCAGCACTTATGGATAGGAACCATTAGTGATGGCATTATCCGACTGAACCTTTCGGAGAATACAACCACTCGTTTTGCCCATGACGAAAGTGACCCATTTAGCTTATCCCACAATGCAGTATTAGATATCATCCAAATAGATAACAACGAAATATGGGTAGGAACTTCAAGGGGCTTGAACATTTATTCTCCCGAGGACAATAACACATTCATTAGATATTTACCGGATCCAGCAGACAACAAAAGCCTGTCGTCTAGTAATATTGAAACACTGCTCCAGGACGAGGCCGGTGTGGTTTGGGTAGGCAGCTGGACTGATGGACTTAATAAGACAGATCCTTACTCTACCCTATTCAAAACCATTAACCCTGATAATAAGCGGGGCAACCCAGGGTTAGCAGAAGATTTAAACGGCAACGTGTGGTTCGCCACTCATAATGGATTATACTGGCTTAGTAGCGACAACAAAGTGTCTGAAGGACTGTATCACCACCCAGATACGGTTCAAGCCAAAGTGCGTAACGAAATTATAGGCGTTTCCGCATCTAAAATAGAGCCAGTTATATGGCTAGGGACTAGACGAGGCTTGAGTCGTTATCGTGTCGGAGAACAATGGATAGAACCTGTCGCGTTAGATGGCTACTTGGTGTATAGCGTCTTTGAAGCCAATGATGGTACAGTTTGGGCAGGAACCTATAACAATGGGTTGTTTCAACTTGATAGAAATACTTTTAAAGAAATCAGACGTATCCCATCGTCTCTAGTTCCAGATATTTATCAGGACGATAATGGTGTCATATGGGCCGGTTCAACGAATGGGTTGTACCGAATTGAAGGCGATAGCCCCATACAAATATTCAGACATCAAGAAACGACTCAAAATTCACTAAGCCATAATACCGTTACCTGGATATCAAAAGACAGTAAGTCTAACTATTGGATTGGTACGCAGGGTGGCGGCATCAATAAAATGACGTTCCCGGATGATGACTATACATCACCGGACTTTACACACTACTCGATAAAGGATGGCTTTGACTCTGAAGCCATTGGCAGCATTATAGAAGATAAAAGCGGTACCTTTTGGGTTAGTACGACTAGTGGCATTTCGCGCTTTAATCCTGAATCTATGGATGTTGATAACTTTAGTGACAGCGAGGGGGCAAATAAGGGCGGCTATTATGTGGGCTCAGGTATATTATCCTCGAACGGTAATATTTATTTTGGTGGGCCACACGGGCTGACCGAGTTTGACCCAAATCAAGTACAGCTTAATCAGTACAAACCTTCAACGCGTATCGTCTCGTTCCGTCTTTTTAACCAACCCATGACCATTAGCGCCAATGATGACAGTTCGCCGCTAACAAAACCAATTTATTTGACGGAAACACTCAATCTATCATCGAAAGATAGCGTGATTTCATTTGAATTTAGTTCGTCACATTATTCAGCACCTAAAAATAACCGATATGCTTATATGCTAGACGGGTTTGATCATCAGTGGAACCATGTTTCATCTAACCGACGCTTTGCGACTTATACTAATTTGTCTCCTGGGCAGTACACTCTCAAGGTAAAAGGTACCAATAAAGATGGTATATGGGGCGAACCAACCGAATTAACATTGGTTATTAATCCTCAGTGGTGGCAAACCAAAACGTTCATACTCATGGTTGTGGTGAGTTGCATTTTAATCATGCTAACTATTTATCGGTGGCGGGTACAATGGCTTCGTCAGCAGTCTATAAACCTGAGGAAAATGGTAAAAGAGCAAACCGAAGAGTTGAGGATTGTTAACCGTCGATTAGAGAAAACATCTAAACGAGACTTTCTGACTAAGCTAAGTAACCGTCGTGACTTTATTGATTTAGCCTCAAAAGAATTCTTTAGATATAAGCGGCACGGAAATCCATTTTGCATCATTCTTTTTGACATTGATTACTTTAAAAAAGTTAATGATGAATATGGTCATGATGCTGGTGACCAAGCCCTTATTGAGATTTCAAAAATCACAAAAACCATCTTTAGGAGTGAAGATATTATTGCTCGCTGGGGAGGAGAAGAGTTTATCATTTTGCTGCCTGAGACGCCTTACCAGGGGGGGCTTGTAGCAGCTGAAAAGATAAGAGCTAAGGTAGAATCACTCGACTTTTATTATCAAGAGACGAAAATTCCTTTGAACATAACAGTAGGTGTTTCAGTAGTCAGTGAATGTGAATCATTAAAAGCCTGCATAGTAAAAGCTGATGAAGCCCTTTATGAGGGAAAAAGTAAAGGTAGAAACTGTGTCGTTTAA
- a CDS encoding glycerophosphodiester phosphodiesterase — protein sequence MRRFDVIGHRGAMGLEPENTLRSFRKALEFGVDGVEFDVQNIHGELLIFHDETLDRTTDGKGSLLDHSVEYLRSLDAGQGEPIPTLAEVVELIGDRAFINIELKGFDTASLVVKLVHLLDKKRFKKEQFIISSYLFSELYLIHELDPEIKIGVIADEHPVIALDFADEVDAYSFHPSYSILDKDLVQDAHDAGMKVYVHTVNDLEKIQQSQAMDVDGVFTDYPDRVIEFLNQSA from the coding sequence ATGCGACGGTTTGATGTCATTGGCCACCGTGGGGCGATGGGTTTGGAGCCAGAAAATACACTTCGATCATTTCGCAAAGCTTTAGAGTTTGGTGTGGATGGTGTGGAATTTGATGTGCAAAATATCCATGGTGAACTGCTGATCTTTCATGACGAAACGCTGGATCGAACCACCGATGGTAAAGGCAGCCTCTTAGACCATTCTGTGGAGTACTTACGGTCGCTTGACGCAGGGCAGGGGGAGCCGATTCCGACCCTGGCGGAAGTGGTCGAGTTAATTGGCGATCGAGCCTTTATTAATATTGAGCTTAAAGGTTTTGATACTGCGAGCTTGGTGGTCAAGCTAGTTCACTTGCTGGATAAGAAGCGCTTTAAAAAAGAGCAATTTATCATTTCATCGTATTTATTTTCAGAGTTATACCTTATCCATGAGCTCGATCCCGAGATTAAGATTGGGGTCATCGCCGATGAACATCCCGTCATCGCGTTGGACTTTGCGGACGAAGTAGATGCTTATAGCTTTCACCCAAGTTACTCGATTCTAGATAAGGACTTGGTGCAAGATGCCCATGACGCTGGAATGAAAGTTTACGTCCATACCGTCAATGATTTAGAAAAGATTCAACAGTCACAAGCGATGGACGTTGATGGTGTTTTTACCGATTATCCAGATCGGGTCATTGAGTTTTTGAATCAGTCAGCTTAG
- a CDS encoding ABC transporter ATP-binding protein — translation MSEQYPLLKLNQVECRYGDQVIVKDINFSLKQGDSACLLGASGCGKTTLLRAIAGLEPIYDGSISIHGKICSTANHMLPPEKRDLGLVFQDHALFPHLSIFDNVAFGLRKMKRKDKIARVNQCLELVGLGGMGQRFPHQLSGGQQQRVALARTIAPKPKLVLMDEPFSSLDTHLRRSLARELKAVLADQNIAHLLVTHDQQEAFAMADYIGVMHEGNLLQWDSPYNLYHKPQDAQIATFIGEGYFIAGKVCDQNDIVSTVLGDFTIANGTHFKPNQDVLVLMRPDDLKPNSNSKHRAKVSHKVFKGAIIEYELELPNKERLKAIFPSHHDYALSQDIGFDLDIQHLIVYPNLISV, via the coding sequence ATGAGTGAGCAGTACCCACTACTCAAACTGAATCAAGTTGAATGTCGATATGGCGATCAGGTGATCGTTAAAGACATTAATTTCTCATTGAAGCAAGGGGATAGCGCCTGTTTATTGGGTGCCAGTGGTTGCGGTAAAACAACTCTGCTCAGAGCCATTGCTGGCTTAGAGCCAATTTATGATGGCTCCATTAGCATTCATGGCAAGATTTGCTCTACGGCAAATCACATGCTTCCCCCTGAAAAGCGCGACCTCGGTCTAGTCTTTCAAGATCACGCCCTCTTCCCCCATTTAAGCATTTTCGATAACGTCGCTTTTGGCCTGCGTAAAATGAAGCGCAAAGACAAAATTGCACGCGTCAATCAATGCCTTGAATTGGTTGGGTTAGGCGGTATGGGGCAGCGCTTTCCGCACCAGCTTTCAGGCGGCCAGCAACAGCGCGTGGCATTGGCCCGAACGATTGCGCCTAAACCGAAACTGGTCTTGATGGACGAACCCTTCTCTAGCCTTGATACGCATTTGCGACGTTCGCTGGCTCGTGAATTAAAAGCGGTCTTAGCGGATCAAAATATTGCTCACTTACTGGTCACTCACGATCAGCAAGAAGCGTTCGCCATGGCGGATTATATTGGCGTGATGCACGAAGGAAACTTACTGCAATGGGACAGCCCGTATAATCTGTACCACAAGCCGCAAGATGCCCAGATAGCGACCTTTATTGGCGAAGGTTACTTCATCGCAGGCAAGGTATGCGATCAGAATGATATCGTTTCTACCGTGCTCGGTGACTTCACTATCGCCAATGGCACACATTTTAAGCCAAACCAAGACGTCTTAGTCTTGATGCGCCCCGATGATTTAAAGCCAAACTCGAACTCAAAACACCGCGCTAAGGTCAGCCACAAGGTCTTTAAAGGTGCGATTATTGAGTATGAACTGGAGTTACCCAATAAAGAACGTCTAAAAGCGATTTTCCCGAGTCACCATGACTATGCGCTATCACAAGATATAGGGTTCGATTTAGACATCCAACACCTTATCGTCTATCCGAACTTAATTTCTGTCTAA
- a CDS encoding ribonucleotide-diphosphate reductase subunit beta translates to MFNWDDYEKEEKAEQKQPPQQPKAEPAVKPEPAPQTAEAAKPAAPTTEEYVEPEALDNVAKAQASLESLDVAPGLEELEMGAERIEVDDKKMINCRADLNQLVPFKYDWAWQKYLDGCSNHWMPQEVNMTKDVATWKDPNGLSDDERRIVMRSLGYFSTADSLVANNLVLAIYRLITNPECRQYILRQAFEEAIHTHAYQYCIESLGMDEAEVFNMYREVPSIAKKAAWSIKHTQGISNPAFTTGTPESDQELLRNLIGFYCVTEGVFFYCGFTQILSMGRRNKMTGVAEQFQYILRDESMHLNFGVDVINQIKLENPHLWTEEFQQEVIQMILEGTQLEIEYARDTMPRGVLGMNANMMEEYLQFICNRRLAQLGLPAQFKNVSNPFPWMSEIMDLKKEKNFFETRVIEYQTGGALSWD, encoded by the coding sequence ATGTTCAACTGGGACGACTACGAAAAAGAAGAAAAAGCGGAACAAAAACAACCGCCGCAACAGCCTAAAGCTGAACCAGCGGTAAAACCAGAACCAGCTCCACAAACCGCAGAAGCGGCAAAACCAGCGGCTCCGACAACCGAAGAATATGTTGAACCTGAAGCTTTAGACAATGTCGCCAAGGCTCAAGCATCGTTAGAAAGCCTCGACGTCGCTCCAGGCCTAGAAGAGCTCGAAATGGGTGCTGAGCGTATTGAAGTAGACGACAAGAAAATGATCAACTGTCGTGCAGACTTAAATCAGTTAGTTCCTTTTAAATACGACTGGGCTTGGCAAAAATACCTCGATGGTTGCTCAAACCACTGGATGCCTCAAGAAGTTAACATGACTAAAGACGTGGCGACGTGGAAAGATCCAAACGGCTTAAGCGATGACGAACGTCGTATCGTGATGCGTTCACTGGGTTACTTCTCTACCGCTGACTCTTTAGTGGCTAACAACCTCGTTTTAGCCATCTATCGCTTGATTACTAACCCTGAATGTCGCCAGTATATTTTGCGCCAAGCGTTTGAAGAAGCGATCCACACTCACGCGTATCAGTACTGCATTGAGTCACTGGGTATGGACGAAGCGGAAGTCTTTAACATGTACCGCGAAGTGCCGAGCATCGCTAAGAAAGCCGCTTGGAGTATTAAACATACTCAGGGCATTTCAAACCCAGCATTCACCACAGGCACGCCAGAGTCCGACCAAGAATTACTGCGTAACTTGATTGGCTTCTACTGCGTCACCGAAGGTGTTTTCTTCTACTGTGGCTTCACTCAGATCCTATCGATGGGTCGCCGTAACAAAATGACCGGTGTTGCTGAGCAGTTCCAATACATTTTGCGTGATGAATCAATGCACCTAAACTTCGGTGTTGACGTCATTAACCAGATCAAATTGGAAAACCCACACCTGTGGACCGAAGAGTTCCAACAAGAAGTGATTCAAATGATTCTTGAAGGTACACAGCTCGAAATCGAATATGCACGTGACACTATGCCACGTGGCGTATTAGGCATGAACGCCAACATGATGGAAGAGTACTTACAGTTTATCTGTAACCGCCGTCTGGCTCAGCTAGGCCTTCCTGCACAGTTCAAAAACGTCTCAAACCCATTCCCATGGATGAGCGAAATTATGGACTTGAAGAAAGAGAAAAACTTCTTCGAAACTCGTGTTATTGAATACCAAACAGGTGGCGCCCTTTCTTGGGACTAA